In Bermanella sp. WJH001, the genomic stretch ATACTGGTTAAACATGCTAGTGGTTTTGAGAGGGAACTCTCTTATCAGCAAAAGGTTTAGCTATGAAAAAGATGTTAGCTAGGTGCTTGTTATTACCAATGGTTTTAATGAGTGCTTTTTCTTGGTCAAGTGTCACTTCAATATTTGATGCCGATCAGCGCATTATCGGCGGTGTAGATAATAGCGAAACGTATCCTTGGATGGTGTCTATCGCACGTGGTTCTCATTTTTGTGGTGGGGTTTTAATCGCCAAAGACTGGGTACTTACAGCCGCTCATTGCCTTGATGATAAAACCGCTGAAGAGTTAACACTTTATATTGGCCTTGAAAACCTAACTCAGCTTTCCAGTGGTGATATGCGCAAGGCCGAGTGGTTTTTAATCCATCCCGATTATAACGACAAATTGTTTTATAGTGATTTAGCAATTATCAAATTGGCACAAAGCTCCACTCAAACACCCATTGATATTTTGAGCCGTCAAGACACCCTAGCTCTGCAACAAAATGAACAGTTGCGCATTTTAGGCTGGGGTGTCACAGATACAGGTTCTACTTCCCGTGTGCTTCAGCAAGTGGATGTCAGCTTTCAGCGGGACACTATTTGCAATAGTACGTATCCAATTAGCAGTATTTCAGATTATTGGGACCGAAGTTTTTGTGCTGGCGAAGTCAGTGGTGGTAAAGACTCCTGTCAGGGTGATAGCGGCGGGCCCATTTTGGTCAAAGCAAATAATGAATGGGCGTTAACTGGATTGGTAAGTTGGGGCAGTGGTTGTGCTGAGGCCGGTTTATATGGTGTTTACACTGAGGTCTCCGCCATGACTGACTGGATTGAGCAACGCCACAGTGGTGTGACGTTATTGGGTGAAGAAAAATTAGGTTTTGTGGGGCAAGACAGAGCTAAACCAGGCACATTTACCTTGCTGAATTTATCTGATCAGGCGCAAGCCATTAGCAGTAAGTCGGTCAATAATATTTACTTTGATATTGATGAATCAAATTGGTTATTGGGTGATTGGTTACCAAGTGGTTCAGCTTGTGAATTTAAAGTTAACGCTCAAGGGGATTATACCGGTGAGCATTTTGCTGAATTGGCATTAGAGGTTGGTGATTACGAGGTGTCACATCCGCTTAATTCAAAAGTGTTGAATAAAATATCTGCAACCGCACTAGATACGGATTGGCAGTTTTTTAGCGGCACGTCAAAAGATACCGAACATGGTGCTTCTTGGTATCAACAAACGGATGCTGAGCAAGGTGCGGTTATGAAATCTGGCAATGCGCCATTAGGGGGGCGCTCGGTTTTATTAACTTACTTAAATGGGCCAGTTGATACCGAGTCACAATATTTAAAATTTGAAGCG encodes the following:
- a CDS encoding serine protease; the encoded protein is MKKMLARCLLLPMVLMSAFSWSSVTSIFDADQRIIGGVDNSETYPWMVSIARGSHFCGGVLIAKDWVLTAAHCLDDKTAEELTLYIGLENLTQLSSGDMRKAEWFLIHPDYNDKLFYSDLAIIKLAQSSTQTPIDILSRQDTLALQQNEQLRILGWGVTDTGSTSRVLQQVDVSFQRDTICNSTYPISSISDYWDRSFCAGEVSGGKDSCQGDSGGPILVKANNEWALTGLVSWGSGCAEAGLYGVYTEVSAMTDWIEQRHSGVTLLGEEKLGFVGQDRAKPGTFTLLNLSDQAQAISSKSVNNIYFDIDESNWLLGDWLPSGSACEFKVNAQGDYTGEHFAELALEVGDYEVSHPLNSKVLNKISATALDTDWQFFSGTSKDTEHGASWYQQTDAEQGAVMKSGNAPLGGRSVLLTYLNGPVDTESQYLKFEAQVNNGGSNYLGIYVNEQTPVIVNGKNWSSYSVKLEPGINHVMFIYFQSMVSLGYVQLNNLRVCSDRFNEASCSSASGYYNTQDLAVVDDPSVNASLDTVCSTMQYSSHTITYANRVSSDVVFKNEADRLSSSKATGGMIESRQGSGAVSPWVILVLSVLGLMRKPKWR